In Hemicordylus capensis ecotype Gifberg chromosome 3, rHemCap1.1.pri, whole genome shotgun sequence, one DNA window encodes the following:
- the LOC128350400 gene encoding interstitial collagenase-like, whose product MHLPVLLSLLLSFTFHTFAIPVDRGDKDGDMGLVRKYLDDFYSSDPAVIGQFKIGGSDPMTEKLKAMQRFFKLKVTGKPDTETLEVMTKPRCGVPDLGQYALTPGNPKWEHSSITYRIVNYTPDMHRAEVDKAIQKAFEVWSNVSPLTFKKLDTGTADIMISFERRDHGDNSPFDGPDGTLAHAFQPGPYIGGDAHFDEDELWTSQGGRGRNLFLVAAHELGHSLGLSHSTDSGALMYPTYSYTEPSAFKLPQDDINGIQAIYGKPDVAVQPTGPTTPQACDPKTTFDAVTTFRGEIMIFKGRHFWRKLPQLPDVELYFISSFWPRLPTTGIDAAYENFEKDLLVIFKGNKYWALSGDEILSGYPRSIDHLGFPITVKKIDAAFSDRESGKTYFFVGGKYWRYDEVRQSMEKGYPKRVALDFKGVGPKIDAALHNDGYVYFFQGTKMVQFDLNSKRVVSKSQKSNSLLNC is encoded by the exons atGCATCTGCCAGTTCTGTTGTCCCTGCTACTTAGCTTCACATTTCACACTTTTGCCATTCCAGTGGATCGAGGCGACAAAGATGGAGACATGGGTCTTGTTAGG AAATATTTAGATGACTTCTACAGCTCTGACCCAGCTGTTATTGGCCAGTTCAAGATAGGCGGCTCTGACCCGATGACTGAAAAACTCAAGGCAATGCAGAGATTTTTTAAGCTGAAAGTGACTGGGAAGCCTGACACAGAGACCTTGGAGGTGATGACAAAGCCCAGGTGTGGCGTACCTGATTTGGGACAGTATGCCCTCACTCCTGGGAATCCTAAATGGGAGCACAGCAGTATTACATACAG GATAGTGAATTACACACCAGATATGCATCGTGCCGAAGTGGACAAAGCAATCCAGAAAGCATTTGAAGTGTGGAGCAATGTGTCACCCCTGACGTTCAAAAAGCTGGACACTGGCACTGCAGATATCATGATCTCTTTTGAAAGAAGAG ACCATGGTGACAATTCTCCTTTTGATGGTCCTGATGGGACACTAGCACATGCCTTTCAGCCAGGGCCATATATTGGTGGAGATGCTCATTTTGATGAAGATGAATTGTGGACTAGTCAAGGCGGAAGAG GTCGCAACCTGTTCCTTGTAGCTGCCCATGAGTTAGGCCATTCTCTTGGTCTCTCTCACTCTACTGACTCTGGGGCGCTGATGTACCCCACTTACTCTTACACCGAACCCAGTGCCTTTAAACTTCCTCAAGATGATATTAACGGCATTCAAGCCATCTATG GAAAGCCAGATGTGGCAGTACAACCAACTGGACCCACAACACCACAAGCTTGTGACCCTAAGACTACTTTTGATGCTGTCACCACCTTTCGTGGAGAAATAATGATCTTTAAGGGCAG GCATTTCTGGCGCAAACTTCCTCAGCTGCCAGATGTGGAGCTCTATTTCATCTCCTCCTTCTGGCCAAGGCTGCCGACAACTGGAATAGATGCCGCTTATGAAAATTTTGAAAAAGACCTGCTTGTTATTTTTAAAG GGAACAAATATTGGGCTCTAAGTGGAGATGAAATCTTGTCCGGATATCCTAGGAGCATTGACCATCTGGGCTTCCCCATAACTGTGAAGAAAATTGATGCAGCATTTAGTGATCGAGAATCTGGGAAGACATATTTCTTCGTAGGTGGCAAGTACTGGAG ATATGATGAAGTCAGGCAATCCATGGAAAAGGGCTACCCCAAAAGAGTTGCCCTCGACTTTAAAGGTGTTGGCCCCAAAATTGATGCTGCTTTACACAACGATG gCTACGTCTATTTCTTCCAAGGAACAAAGATGGTCCAGTTTGATCTTAACAGTAAACGTGTCGTGTCGAAGAGCCAAAAGAGTAACAGCCTGCTGAACTGTTGA